The proteins below are encoded in one region of Thermosipho atlanticus DSM 15807:
- a CDS encoding response regulator transcription factor, which yields MAKRRIMVIDDQPEILELISFTLEKEGYEVIPVEDAEKALEEIKDKDVDMFLVDIMLPGMDGFDFVRNIRSQEKYKFTPVIFLSAKGEEFDKVLGLELGADDYITKPFSIRELLARIKAVFRRIQMSAQVKEEKPKKITAKDLEIDVDKYEVKIKGKKVNLTPLEFDLLRFLAENEGKVFSRNVLLDKLWGYDYFGDTRTVDVHIRRLRTKIEEDPSNPKYIVTVRGKGYKFRDPGKEE from the coding sequence ATGGCGAAAAGGAGAATTATGGTTATTGATGATCAGCCTGAGATTCTTGAGCTCATTAGTTTTACTCTCGAAAAGGAAGGCTACGAAGTAATCCCGGTTGAAGATGCAGAAAAAGCTTTAGAAGAAATTAAAGACAAAGATGTAGATATGTTTTTAGTTGATATTATGTTACCTGGTATGGATGGTTTTGATTTTGTAAGGAACATTAGAAGTCAAGAAAAGTACAAATTTACTCCCGTGATTTTTTTAAGTGCTAAAGGAGAAGAATTCGATAAAGTTTTGGGTCTAGAGCTTGGTGCAGATGATTATATTACGAAACCTTTCAGTATTAGAGAACTTCTTGCTAGAATAAAAGCAGTATTTAGACGCATACAAATGTCTGCACAAGTAAAAGAAGAAAAACCCAAAAAAATTACTGCAAAAGATTTAGAAATTGACGTTGATAAGTATGAAGTAAAAATTAAAGGGAAAAAAGTCAATCTCACTCCACTTGAGTTTGATCTTTTGAGATTCTTAGCTGAAAATGAAGGTAAAGTATTTTCCAGAAACGTCTTGCTTGACAAACTATGGGGTTATGATTATTTTGGAGATACAAGAACAGTGGATGTTCATATTAGAAGATTGAGAACAAAAATCGAAGAAGATCCTTCAAATCCAAAATACATTGTAACTGTTAGAGGAAAAGGTTACAAATTTAGAGATCCCGGAAAGGAAGAATAA
- a CDS encoding energy-coupling factor transporter transmembrane component T family protein, translating into MRLLIGKYIPCESFLHSLDPRSKILGTFIIITSILLINNLWGYIIPFFIFIILVHLSKINFLVYLSSVKSMWFLILFASVIQFFVSGLEMSLFIALRLFFVVVFASFLTFTTPPLLIARGLSSIMKWFGIKESYREDFSMIMTISMRFIPILFDEIDRIIKAQIARGAKFDQPGLRYKIKGLVIIIIPLLISAIRKAEEISIALQARKYGIGPRTSYYVLEWTKKDSLFLSLTLFSLFTIIIWG; encoded by the coding sequence ATGCGTTTATTAATAGGTAAGTATATTCCTTGTGAATCATTTTTACATTCACTAGATCCAAGATCGAAAATTTTAGGTACATTTATCATTATCACTTCTATTTTGTTAATAAACAATTTATGGGGATATATTATCCCCTTTTTTATCTTTATTATACTTGTTCATTTATCTAAAATAAATTTTTTAGTGTATTTGAGTTCAGTAAAAAGTATGTGGTTTTTAATTTTGTTTGCAAGTGTTATTCAATTTTTTGTAAGTGGTTTGGAAATGTCATTATTTATAGCTCTGCGATTGTTTTTTGTAGTTGTTTTCGCATCGTTTTTAACTTTCACTACACCTCCGCTGCTGATTGCCCGAGGGTTGTCATCAATCATGAAATGGTTTGGAATAAAAGAAAGCTATAGAGAAGATTTCAGCATGATAATGACTATATCAATGAGATTTATACCGATTTTATTTGATGAAATAGATAGGATAATAAAAGCTCAAATTGCCAGGGGAGCAAAATTTGATCAACCTGGTTTGAGGTATAAGATTAAAGGTTTGGTTATTATAATTATTCCTTTGTTGATATCAGCTATTAGGAAAGCCGAAGAAATTTCTATTGCGTTGCAAGCTAGAAAATATGGGATTGGTCCGAGAACAAGCTATTATGTATTGGAATGGACTAAAAAAGATTCATTGTTTTTGTCATTAACGTTATTTTCATTGTTTACTATTATTATTTGGGGGTGA
- a CDS encoding sodium-translocating pyrophosphatase, giving the protein MLVYYIPPVLAIFFAFLNFYLVLKKSEGTEKMRGISLAIREGADAFISHEYSVVFKLAIPISIILGFLTAWYVGVSFLIGAVMSSLAGFVGMKIATRANVRVANAARETKDIDKTLKIAFQGGSVMGLSVGGFALLGLVIIFTIFSYQLKPENLVIVKNFLGINFIPFAMTVSGYSLGCSIIAMFDRVGGGVYTKAADMAADLVGKTELNLPEDDPRNPATIADNVGDNVGDVAGLGADLLESYVGSILSAIVLASYIFALTGNQFYETAKKLIFYPLSYTMIGLLSSIIGIYYIILKKGAGKPHKDLNAALITSATLSIIGNFIFTYFYLSGTPNLQNFGFKFGAFSPFFSSVLGVFVGIIIGLLAEYYTSDEYSPTRLLSEKSRQGTAIVISSGMALGMKSVFLPSLFLFFAIVLADYFSGLYGVAMASIGMLSFVATSVSVDSYGPIADNAGGISEMSELESEVREITDRLDMVGNTTAAIGKGFAIGSAALAALSLFASYIFSQTSPGQFVKNVFDILNLNIVNARTLSGAIIGAALPFMFSGVLIESVVKSAALMVDEIRRQVTESPGILDGTVKPDYERCVKISAAGAIKEMSKPIFIAVATPIISGFLFGTEFVGGVLVGTTLSGIMLALYTANAGGAWDNAKKHLEQGKLEGLSKGTPEHSALVIGDTVGDPLKDTVGPSLDILIKIMSVISLILAPLFMVYHLF; this is encoded by the coding sequence ATGCTTGTATATTACATACCACCAGTATTAGCAATTTTTTTCGCGTTTTTAAATTTTTATTTAGTATTAAAAAAATCTGAAGGTACTGAAAAAATGCGGGGAATTTCACTAGCAATTCGCGAAGGAGCTGATGCTTTTATTTCACATGAGTACTCTGTAGTTTTTAAACTTGCAATTCCGATTTCTATAATTTTAGGTTTTCTTACTGCATGGTATGTTGGAGTTTCTTTTTTAATTGGTGCTGTAATGAGTTCATTAGCTGGATTTGTGGGTATGAAGATAGCAACACGGGCTAATGTAAGAGTTGCAAATGCTGCACGTGAAACAAAGGATATTGATAAAACCTTGAAGATAGCTTTTCAAGGTGGTTCTGTTATGGGGCTTTCAGTTGGTGGCTTTGCATTGTTAGGACTTGTGATAATTTTTACTATCTTTAGTTATCAGCTTAAACCTGAAAATTTGGTGATTGTAAAGAATTTTCTTGGAATTAATTTTATTCCTTTTGCAATGACTGTTTCAGGTTATTCATTGGGATGCTCGATTATTGCAATGTTTGACAGAGTAGGTGGAGGAGTATATACGAAAGCAGCAGATATGGCAGCAGACCTTGTTGGAAAAACTGAGTTAAACCTTCCTGAAGATGATCCAAGAAACCCCGCAACAATTGCAGACAATGTAGGAGATAATGTAGGAGATGTTGCAGGATTAGGAGCAGATCTTTTGGAAAGTTATGTAGGTTCAATCCTTTCTGCAATTGTTTTGGCTTCATATATATTTGCGCTTACTGGAAATCAATTTTATGAAACAGCAAAAAAACTAATATTTTACCCACTTTCTTATACAATGATTGGACTTTTATCAAGTATAATTGGAATTTATTATATAATCTTAAAAAAAGGTGCTGGAAAACCTCATAAAGATTTAAACGCCGCACTTATTACTTCTGCAACTTTAAGTATAATTGGGAATTTTATATTTACATATTTTTATTTAAGTGGTACACCAAATTTGCAAAATTTTGGTTTTAAATTTGGAGCTTTCTCACCATTTTTCTCATCAGTTTTAGGAGTCTTTGTAGGAATTATAATAGGTCTTTTAGCTGAATATTATACTTCAGATGAATATAGTCCAACAAGACTTTTAAGTGAAAAATCCAGACAAGGAACAGCTATTGTAATCAGTAGTGGGATGGCTTTAGGTATGAAAAGTGTCTTTTTACCATCATTATTCTTATTCTTTGCAATAGTCTTAGCAGATTATTTTTCTGGATTATATGGAGTTGCCATGGCTTCTATAGGTATGTTGTCATTTGTTGCGACTTCAGTTTCAGTTGACTCATATGGCCCAATTGCTGATAATGCGGGTGGAATAAGTGAAATGTCTGAACTTGAGTCAGAAGTTAGGGAAATAACTGATAGATTGGATATGGTTGGTAATACTACGGCAGCAATTGGTAAAGGTTTTGCGATTGGTTCAGCAGCATTAGCAGCATTATCACTTTTTGCGTCATATATATTCTCTCAAACTTCACCAGGTCAATTTGTCAAAAATGTTTTTGACATTTTAAACTTGAATATTGTAAATGCACGAACACTTTCGGGTGCTATAATTGGTGCAGCTTTGCCATTCATGTTTAGTGGAGTCCTTATAGAATCAGTTGTAAAATCTGCGGCTTTAATGGTTGATGAAATCAGAAGACAAGTAACAGAAAGTCCTGGAATTTTGGATGGAACAGTTAAACCTGATTATGAAAGATGTGTTAAAATTAGTGCGGCTGGAGCAATAAAGGAAATGAGCAAACCTATATTTATTGCTGTTGCAACACCAATTATTTCGGGATTTTTGTTTGGAACTGAATTTGTTGGTGGCGTTTTAGTTGGAACAACATTAAGTGGTATAATGTTGGCATTATATACGGCAAATGCAGGTGGAGCTTGGGATAATGCGAAAAAACATTTAGAGCAGGGAAAATTGGAGGGACTTTCAAAAGGTACACCTGAGCATAGTGCACTTGTGATTGGTGATACTGTTGGTGATCCTTTAAAAGATACTGTAGGTCCTAGTTTAGATATTTTAATAAAAATAATGTCTGTGATATCATTAATTTTAGCCCCGTTATTTATGGTGTACCATTTATTCTAA
- a CDS encoding sensor histidine kinase — MNFVPVIILLLVIVALIYFLKKFFNENSALKKSIFRIAEIIEEDPDAPPLYISEKVRKKINELLEKNYELEHSMRNQLTILNNIIEPIIIAKNDGTITFANIAAREITRPGVEGRKIYEVFEEYFVNQMFEEATKTKKIQSGEITIFIEGEKRYYEVKIVPVTLEENNERYIVILHDITNERMLENVRKEFISNVSHELRTPLTSIHGYAEALLEDDLSNREIVRKFLKIIESESARMTRLINDLLDLEKLESGNSQFIFEEINFTEVLEHVRHIIEPLAEDYGVEVEFTYPDKLLLIGDKDRLIQMVLNLVDNAIKYTSLKEKGEKIVKVDAYKEGNNIVVQVKDTGVGIPEEAQKRLFERFYRVDKARSRKLGGTGLGLSIVKTIVEHHKGTIEFFSKEGVGTTFKITLPINKEEKLNETI; from the coding sequence ATGAATTTTGTCCCTGTTATTATTCTACTTTTAGTTATAGTTGCACTCATTTACTTTTTAAAAAAATTTTTTAATGAAAATTCGGCATTGAAAAAATCAATTTTTAGAATAGCTGAAATTATAGAGGAGGATCCTGATGCGCCTCCTCTATACATTTCTGAAAAGGTTCGGAAAAAAATTAACGAACTCTTAGAGAAAAACTATGAGCTTGAACATTCCATGCGTAATCAACTTACAATATTGAACAATATAATCGAACCTATAATTATTGCAAAAAATGATGGAACTATCACTTTTGCAAATATTGCTGCTCGAGAAATCACTCGTCCTGGTGTTGAAGGTAGAAAAATCTACGAAGTCTTTGAAGAGTATTTTGTAAATCAAATGTTTGAAGAAGCTACAAAAACTAAAAAAATACAATCTGGAGAAATTACTATATTTATTGAAGGAGAAAAAAGATACTATGAAGTTAAAATAGTTCCGGTAACTTTGGAAGAAAATAACGAAAGGTATATTGTAATTCTCCATGACATAACCAACGAAAGAATGCTTGAAAATGTACGTAAAGAATTTATTTCAAATGTTTCACATGAACTAAGGACCCCTCTAACATCTATTCATGGATATGCTGAAGCTCTATTGGAAGATGATTTATCAAATAGAGAAATTGTTAGAAAATTCTTGAAAATTATTGAATCTGAATCAGCAAGAATGACTAGACTAATTAATGATCTCTTAGATCTTGAAAAACTTGAATCGGGGAACTCGCAATTCATATTTGAAGAAATAAATTTCACCGAAGTATTAGAACATGTAAGACATATAATTGAACCTTTAGCAGAAGATTACGGAGTAGAAGTTGAATTTACTTATCCTGACAAATTACTTTTAATTGGAGATAAAGATAGACTAATTCAAATGGTTTTGAATCTTGTGGATAATGCAATAAAGTATACTTCTTTAAAAGAAAAAGGTGAAAAAATTGTAAAAGTAGATGCTTATAAAGAAGGAAATAATATTGTTGTACAAGTGAAAGATACCGGAGTTGGAATACCTGAGGAAGCTCAGAAAAGGTTATTTGAAAGGTTTTACAGAGTTGATAAAGCCAGAAGTAGAAAATTAGGTGGTACCGGTTTGGGGCTTTCTATTGTAAAAACAATAGTAGAGCATCATAAAGGAACAATTGAATTTTTCAGTAAAGAAGGGGTAGGAACAACATTTAAAATAACATTACCTATAAACAAGGAGGAAAAATTAAATGAGACCATATGA
- a CDS encoding 1-phosphofructokinase family hexose kinase encodes MIFTLTMNPCLDRYIYIDKLVYDDTIRARKIVDYPAGKGIDVSRVIKELGGISIAITFLGGDNGRKIENMLDKEGVIYSSIRVESETRMNIILESKGGQYRISMPGAKISKRKLEVVFEVLEALVREDDIVVISGSLPQGVKPEIYFKIIKLLKDRGSYVYYDTDGEALKIGIHAKPDAIKPNIHEFERLIEKKISSENLSELISEGRRLIAEFELKEILLTLGGKGSLLITNEKALYAHHVEVPIKSAVGAGDSFLAAYVLKKNEGNTEIEAFRWANAAGSAAVMTPGTELCRIEDVLNLLEKIRIEKVKS; translated from the coding sequence ATGATTTTCACTTTAACAATGAACCCATGTTTGGATAGATATATATATATCGATAAATTAGTCTATGATGATACTATAAGGGCGAGAAAAATTGTTGATTATCCCGCAGGTAAAGGAATAGACGTTTCAAGAGTTATAAAGGAGTTAGGAGGGATTTCAATAGCTATTACTTTTTTGGGGGGAGATAATGGTCGGAAAATAGAGAACATGTTAGATAAAGAAGGGGTAATATATAGTTCAATAAGAGTTGAATCTGAAACACGGATGAATATTATATTGGAATCAAAAGGAGGACAATATAGAATAAGCATGCCAGGTGCAAAGATTAGTAAGAGAAAGTTAGAAGTGGTTTTTGAAGTTTTGGAAGCTCTTGTTAGAGAAGATGATATAGTTGTTATTTCTGGTAGTTTACCACAGGGAGTTAAACCTGAAATTTATTTTAAAATTATAAAATTGTTAAAAGATAGAGGGAGTTATGTGTATTATGATACTGATGGTGAAGCTTTAAAAATAGGCATTCATGCAAAACCAGATGCTATAAAGCCAAATATTCACGAATTTGAAAGATTAATTGAAAAAAAAATAAGCTCTGAAAATCTTTCTGAGTTGATAAGTGAAGGTAGAAGATTAATAGCGGAGTTTGAATTAAAAGAAATCCTTCTTACTTTGGGTGGAAAAGGTTCGTTGTTAATAACCAATGAAAAGGCATTGTATGCCCACCATGTAGAAGTTCCCATAAAGAGTGCAGTTGGGGCAGGTGATTCATTTTTAGCAGCTTATGTATTGAAAAAGAATGAAGGTAATACCGAAATTGAAGCTTTCAGATGGGCAAATGCTGCAGGAAGTGCAGCAGTTATGACGCCTGGAACGGAATTGTGTCGTATAGAGGATGTTTTAAATTTGCTAGAAAAGATTAGAATAGAGAAAGTTAAATCATAA
- a CDS encoding thymidine phosphorylase: MRPYDIILKKRNGGKLSKEEIEYMIMGYVNGEIPDYQMAALLMAIYFKHMDDSERAILTEIMAHSGDVIDLSPIKGKKVDKHSTGGVGDKTTLVVAPLVASLGIPVAKMSGRALGHTGGTIDKLESIPGFKTSLSLKKFFENVNKYGIAIAGQTANLAPADKKIYALRDATATVDEISLIAASIMSKKLAGGADAFVLDVKVGSGAFMKTLEDAKTLAQAMVGIAKAHSKEAVAVLTNMDEPLGIFVGNSLEVLEAINTLKGNGEQKFVELCITLASWMCYLAGLGDIDKCKNMVEDSLYSGKALEKFKDLVVAQGGNPEVVDNPENILPISNQIIHFKSNKDGYISKIDTEKVGIACNYLGAGRTKKEDKIDHSVGFKILKKLGDRVNKDEPIVEMYVNEKSNIEYALKLLNEAYQISDDIPKNTQIIIDIVK, translated from the coding sequence ATGAGACCATATGACATAATATTGAAAAAAAGAAACGGTGGAAAACTTTCAAAAGAAGAAATTGAATATATGATAATGGGTTATGTAAACGGCGAAATTCCTGATTATCAAATGGCTGCCCTTCTCATGGCTATTTATTTCAAACATATGGACGATTCAGAAAGAGCAATTTTAACTGAAATCATGGCACATTCTGGTGATGTGATTGATTTATCTCCTATAAAAGGAAAAAAAGTAGATAAGCATTCTACTGGAGGTGTAGGCGACAAAACTACACTTGTCGTTGCTCCACTAGTGGCATCTCTGGGAATTCCTGTTGCAAAAATGTCCGGAAGAGCCCTTGGACATACTGGAGGGACTATTGATAAATTAGAATCAATACCAGGTTTTAAAACTAGTCTATCGCTTAAAAAGTTTTTCGAAAATGTAAATAAATATGGAATAGCTATTGCCGGACAAACTGCTAATTTAGCGCCAGCTGACAAAAAAATTTATGCTCTGCGTGATGCTACAGCCACAGTTGATGAAATATCTTTAATTGCTGCAAGTATAATGAGTAAAAAACTTGCGGGTGGTGCTGATGCTTTTGTTTTAGATGTAAAAGTTGGAAGTGGAGCATTTATGAAAACACTAGAAGATGCTAAAACTCTAGCTCAAGCCATGGTTGGAATTGCCAAAGCACATAGTAAAGAAGCAGTTGCAGTTTTAACAAATATGGATGAACCTTTGGGAATTTTTGTAGGAAATTCTTTAGAAGTATTAGAAGCAATTAATACTCTTAAAGGCAATGGTGAACAGAAATTTGTTGAGTTATGCATCACTCTTGCATCTTGGATGTGTTATTTAGCAGGATTAGGTGATATTGACAAGTGTAAAAACATGGTAGAAGATTCATTATATTCTGGAAAGGCCTTAGAAAAATTCAAAGATTTAGTTGTAGCACAAGGTGGTAACCCTGAAGTGGTTGATAATCCTGAGAACATTTTGCCTATATCTAATCAGATCATTCACTTCAAATCCAATAAAGATGGTTATATCTCAAAAATTGATACTGAAAAAGTTGGAATTGCATGCAATTATCTAGGTGCAGGACGTACAAAAAAGGAGGACAAAATCGATCATTCTGTTGGATTCAAAATTCTCAAAAAATTAGGCGATAGAGTCAACAAAGATGAGCCCATTGTTGAAATGTACGTAAATGAAAAAAGTAATATCGAATATGCGTTAAAATTATTAAATGAAGCTTATCAAATTTCAGATGATATACCAAAAAATACTCAAATAATAATTGACATTGTTAAGTGA